The following coding sequences lie in one Desulfonatronum thioautotrophicum genomic window:
- a CDS encoding glycosyltransferase family 2 protein, whose protein sequence is MTTPLVSVIMAAYNHAAFVEQAVASVLEQRGVDLELLVADDGSADATRRTVAAIRDPRLRFFPHEVNRGACVVTNELITRSRGEFIALINSDDYWIDRDKLARQTDLLRTQPRYGASFGRPRFVDGNGGPLAKAGLGQGRVFDQENRSRGAWLRQFFDHGNCICHPTMLIRRECYAAAGMYDNRLRQLPDFDMWIRLVKHVDIHVSDAEMIAFRILPGENASCGTNENMRRLLHEFHFILRGFFTGCPRSVFLDGFADLLVDKVPEGRAGEEIEQTLIYFSRDRWAHYIYNLVGLEKMHALLGSAPHRELLARRYAMDDRTFHQLSVEVGAFDMDDVAARLCTVPAKVMASEIWQRALLRIPGPFRKLFRRFSPAP, encoded by the coding sequence GTGACCACGCCCCTGGTCTCCGTGATCATGGCCGCGTACAACCATGCGGCCTTTGTGGAGCAGGCGGTCGCCAGCGTCCTGGAGCAGCGCGGCGTGGATCTGGAACTGCTCGTCGCCGACGACGGGTCCGCGGATGCGACCCGGCGGACGGTGGCCGCGATCCGCGATCCGCGGCTTCGATTTTTCCCCCACGAGGTGAACCGGGGGGCCTGCGTGGTCACCAACGAACTCATCACCCGTTCCCGGGGGGAATTCATCGCCCTGATCAATTCCGACGACTACTGGATCGACCGGGACAAGCTGGCCCGGCAGACGGACCTGCTGCGAACGCAGCCCCGCTACGGCGCCAGCTTCGGCCGCCCGCGATTCGTGGACGGGAACGGCGGGCCCCTGGCCAAGGCCGGGCTGGGGCAGGGCCGGGTCTTTGACCAGGAAAACCGCTCCCGGGGGGCGTGGCTGCGGCAGTTTTTCGATCACGGCAACTGCATCTGCCATCCGACCATGCTCATCCGCCGGGAGTGCTACGCCGCCGCGGGCATGTACGACAACCGCCTGCGCCAGCTTCCCGATTTCGACATGTGGATCCGGCTGGTCAAGCACGTCGACATCCACGTCAGCGACGCGGAGATGATCGCCTTCCGGATTCTTCCCGGAGAAAACGCCAGCTGCGGCACAAACGAGAACATGCGCCGCCTGCTGCATGAGTTCCACTTCATTCTGCGCGGTTTTTTCACCGGCTGCCCGCGTTCGGTTTTTCTGGACGGGTTCGCGGATCTGCTGGTGGACAAGGTCCCCGAGGGCCGGGCCGGCGAGGAGATCGAGCAGACCCTGATTTATTTTTCCCGGGACCGCTGGGCCCATTACATCTACAATCTTGTAGGGCTGGAAAAAATGCACGCCCTGCTGGGCTCGGCGCCCCACCGCGAGCTGCTGGCCCGGCGCTACGCCATGGACGACCGAACCTTTCACCAGCTCTCCGTTGAGGTCGGCGCCTTCGACATGGACGACGTCGCGGCCCGGTTGTGCACGGTGCCCGCGAAGGTAATGGCTTCGGAGATCTGGCAGCGGGCCCTCTTACGCATTCCCGGGCCTTTTCGAAAACTGTTTCGTCGCTTCTCCCCGGCACCCTGA
- a CDS encoding glycosyltransferase, protein MTREGATPGRISIILVTYNHERYVGRALRSLAGQIVDREVEVVVADDASTDATMEIVRAFAREHPQWPFRFLDNAVNLGITRNYQRAFAACTGEYVAVLEGDDYWISPWKLARQCAFLDAHWECDLCSVNYFVYEQHAARFTPRTAVGSVSGSGHRLLGARDLIADNLVGNFSTCMYRKTALDALPPALFDLVSYDWIVNICVARTGLIGFLERPMSVYRLHEGGVWSRKSPEEQVREQIALIRDYDALTGHVFSAEFQALTDVLHRRAAARFLTERVGGAARFSPGWPSRFAEYLPPVLLSAARALLPPRLHRFLSGKAGSEGS, encoded by the coding sequence ATGACGAGGGAAGGGGCGACACCGGGCAGGATTTCCATCATCCTGGTCACGTACAATCACGAGCGGTATGTCGGCCGGGCCCTGCGCTCCCTGGCTGGCCAGATCGTGGACCGGGAGGTGGAAGTCGTGGTGGCCGACGACGCCTCCACCGACGCCACCATGGAGATCGTCCGGGCTTTTGCCCGGGAGCATCCCCAATGGCCGTTCCGGTTTCTGGACAATGCCGTCAATCTGGGCATCACCCGGAATTATCAACGGGCCTTCGCGGCCTGCACCGGAGAGTACGTCGCCGTGCTGGAGGGGGACGACTACTGGATCAGCCCCTGGAAGCTGGCCCGGCAGTGCGCCTTTCTGGACGCCCATTGGGAGTGCGACCTCTGCTCGGTCAACTATTTCGTCTACGAGCAGCACGCGGCCCGGTTCACCCCCAGAACCGCCGTCGGCTCCGTCTCGGGCTCCGGCCACCGGCTGCTCGGCGCCCGGGATTTGATCGCCGACAACCTGGTGGGGAACTTTTCCACCTGCATGTACCGCAAGACCGCCCTGGACGCCCTGCCCCCGGCCCTGTTCGACCTCGTCTCCTACGACTGGATCGTGAACATCTGCGTGGCCCGAACCGGCCTGATCGGGTTCCTTGAACGACCCATGTCCGTCTACCGGCTGCACGAAGGCGGCGTCTGGAGCCGGAAGTCCCCGGAGGAGCAGGTCCGGGAGCAGATCGCCCTGATCAGGGACTACGACGCCCTGACCGGGCATGTGTTCAGCGCGGAATTCCAGGCCCTGACCGACGTGCTCCATCGCCGCGCGGCCGCGCGGTTTCTCACGGAGCGGGTTGGCGGCGCGGCCCGGTTTTCCCCCGGATGGCCATCCCGTTTCGCCGAATACCTGCCTCCCGTGCTGCTGTCCGCGGCCCGGGCCCTGCTGCCGCCCAGACTGCACCGCTTCCTGTCCGGCAAGGCAGGCTCGGAGGGTTCGTGA
- a CDS encoding acetyltransferase — MSADQTRDPLLTPMKTVFAIVGAGGHGRETLPLARLELREEIAAGRAGLVFAVEGPTSSEPVNGCSLLSLEAFLALPGPKRFNVAICDSQARQRIAEACLRAGARPFSVTAPNALVLDGVRIGQGAILSPFVAITANVHIGDFFHANSYTLVSHDCVVGDYVTFGPGAKCCGRVHVADHAYIGAGALIREGTAGRPLTIGRGAVVGMGAVVTRDVPPGETVAGVPARPLARRGGRTR, encoded by the coding sequence TTGTCGGCTGATCAAACGCGCGATCCGCTATTGACGCCCATGAAAACAGTGTTCGCCATTGTCGGAGCCGGAGGCCACGGCCGGGAGACCCTGCCTCTGGCCCGGCTGGAACTGCGCGAGGAGATCGCCGCGGGCCGGGCCGGACTGGTCTTTGCGGTCGAGGGCCCGACGTCTTCCGAACCGGTCAACGGCTGTTCCCTGCTCAGTCTGGAGGCGTTTCTGGCCCTGCCGGGCCCGAAGCGCTTCAATGTCGCCATTTGCGACTCCCAGGCCAGACAGCGCATTGCCGAGGCATGCCTGCGGGCCGGAGCCAGGCCCTTTTCCGTCACCGCCCCGAACGCCCTCGTACTGGACGGCGTCCGGATCGGCCAAGGGGCCATCCTTTCCCCGTTCGTGGCCATCACCGCCAACGTCCACATCGGCGACTTCTTCCATGCCAACAGCTACACCCTGGTTTCCCACGACTGCGTCGTCGGGGACTACGTGACCTTCGGCCCGGGGGCCAAATGCTGCGGCCGGGTGCATGTGGCGGATCACGCCTACATCGGGGCCGGGGCCCTGATCCGGGAGGGAACGGCCGGCCGGCCGCTGACCATCGGACGGGGAGCGGTGGTGGGCATGGGCGCCGTGGTCACCAGGGACGTGCCGCCCGGAGAAACCGTGGCCGGCGTTCCGGCCCGCCCCTTGGCCCGCCGCGGAGGGCGGACGCGATGA
- a CDS encoding DegT/DnrJ/EryC1/StrS family aminotransferase, with translation MNITVTRPFLPPLEEYQAYVKGIWDRGWLTNGGPLANTLELRLKEYLGVDHLLFVANGTVALQIAIKALDLRGEIITTPFSYVASTSSIVWEGCSPVMTDIRPDTLNIDPEKIEAAITGNTVAILAVHVFGNPCDTERIQDIAQKHGLRVIYDAAHAFGTTYRGRSLLSFGDVSTCSFHATKLFHTIEGGAVVCPDPDLLRRMALMRNFGHVTAEAFGEVGINGKNSEMHAAMGLCNLDHIESVIQARAGICEQYRARLQGVPAAFQAISGDTRYNHAYFPVIFNSEPILLKVLEHLRLHSVFPRRYFYPSLTTLPYVQGQAAPIAEDIARRILCLPLYVGLSTEEVDMICRLIKRAIRY, from the coding sequence ATGAACATCACCGTCACCCGGCCCTTCCTGCCCCCGCTGGAGGAGTACCAGGCCTATGTCAAGGGCATCTGGGACCGGGGGTGGCTGACCAACGGGGGGCCGCTGGCCAACACCCTGGAGCTGCGCCTCAAGGAGTACCTGGGGGTGGACCACCTCCTGTTCGTGGCCAACGGGACCGTGGCCCTGCAGATCGCGATCAAGGCCCTGGATCTGCGTGGAGAGATCATCACCACGCCCTTCAGCTACGTGGCCAGCACCTCGAGCATCGTGTGGGAGGGGTGCAGTCCGGTCATGACGGACATCCGCCCGGATACCCTGAACATCGATCCCGAAAAGATCGAAGCCGCGATAACCGGAAACACCGTCGCCATCCTGGCGGTACATGTTTTCGGCAATCCCTGCGACACGGAGAGGATCCAGGATATCGCCCAAAAGCACGGCCTGCGCGTCATCTATGACGCCGCCCACGCCTTCGGCACGACGTACCGCGGCCGTTCCCTGCTGTCCTTCGGCGACGTTTCCACGTGCAGCTTTCATGCGACGAAGCTGTTTCACACGATTGAGGGCGGGGCCGTGGTCTGCCCGGACCCGGATCTGCTCAGGCGCATGGCCCTGATGCGCAACTTCGGCCATGTCACCGCGGAAGCGTTCGGCGAGGTGGGCATCAACGGCAAGAATTCCGAAATGCACGCCGCCATGGGGCTTTGCAATCTCGATCATATCGAGTCCGTCATCCAGGCCAGGGCGGGCATTTGCGAACAGTACCGCGCCCGCCTGCAAGGCGTACCCGCCGCCTTCCAGGCCATCTCCGGCGACACCCGCTACAACCACGCCTATTTTCCGGTTATTTTCAACAGCGAGCCGATACTGCTCAAGGTTCTGGAACACCTGCGACTGCACAGTGTCTTTCCCAGGCGCTATTTTTACCCTTCGCTGACAACGCTGCCCTATGTCCAGGGGCAGGCCGCGCCCATCGCCGAGGACATTGCCCGGCGCATTCTCTGCCTGCCGCTGTATGTCGGGCTCTCCACCGAGGAGGTGGACATGATTTGTCGGCTGATCAAACGCGCGATCCGCTATTGA
- a CDS encoding class I SAM-dependent methyltransferase — protein MLNIESLLNMAAFQSRSVLPPYSWCGHMPFGAWLVRTLAPKILVELGTHTGNSYFTFCQSAAESGLQTKCFAVDTWRGDDHATFYEDDVFERVAAHNREHYAGFSTLMRTTFDEAAADFQPESIDLLHIDGLHTYEAVRHDFQTWLPRLAPGAVVLFHDISVREQDFGVWRLWMELRERYPRNFEFEHSHGLGVLQLSNPESGGDFDLLDPECTLREMVRDYFAALGRWHLERAENIQSGPAMAYLQRTREFEESIKADWAARGRAMADMAAHIRTLEADWAARGERIAGLVEFNRGLENRLEARRFFRFASLKAAFFGRKP, from the coding sequence ATGCTGAATATTGAATCATTGCTGAACATGGCGGCCTTTCAATCCAGGTCCGTACTGCCGCCCTACAGCTGGTGCGGGCACATGCCCTTCGGAGCCTGGCTCGTCAGGACCCTCGCCCCCAAAATTTTGGTCGAACTGGGTACGCATACAGGCAACTCCTATTTCACCTTCTGCCAATCCGCCGCGGAGTCCGGACTGCAGACGAAGTGTTTCGCCGTCGACACGTGGCGAGGCGACGACCACGCCACGTTTTACGAAGACGACGTGTTTGAGCGGGTGGCCGCCCACAACCGGGAACACTACGCGGGCTTTTCCACCCTGATGCGGACGACCTTCGACGAGGCCGCGGCCGATTTTCAACCCGAATCCATCGACCTGCTGCATATCGACGGCCTGCACACCTACGAAGCGGTCCGGCACGATTTCCAGACCTGGCTGCCCAGGCTGGCGCCGGGTGCGGTGGTTCTGTTCCACGACATCAGCGTCCGCGAACAGGACTTCGGCGTATGGCGGCTCTGGATGGAGCTGCGGGAGCGCTATCCGCGAAACTTCGAGTTCGAACATTCCCACGGCCTGGGCGTCCTGCAACTGTCCAACCCTGAATCCGGCGGGGATTTCGACTTGCTGGATCCGGAATGTACCTTGCGGGAAATGGTCCGTGATTATTTTGCCGCTCTGGGGCGCTGGCATCTGGAGCGGGCCGAGAACATCCAATCCGGGCCGGCCATGGCGTATCTCCAGCGGACCAGGGAGTTCGAGGAGAGCATCAAGGCGGACTGGGCCGCCCGGGGCCGGGCCATGGCCGACATGGCCGCGCACATCCGGACCCTGGAGGCGGACTGGGCCGCCCGGGGCGAGCGAATCGCAGGACTTGTCGAATTTAACCGGGGTCTGGAAAACCGCCTTGAGGCGCGTCGGTTTTTCCGCTTCGCCTCCCTGAAGGCCGCCTTTTTCGGGAGAAAACCATGA
- a CDS encoding ABC transporter ATP-binding protein yields MPAIHVQDISKRYEIYAAPQDRLKQSVLPRLQRLARVPAKTYYSEFWALRDIAFSVEQGETVGIIGRNGSGKSTLLQIICGTLTPTGGRVETSGRVAALLELGSGFNPDFTGKENVYLNASILGLTREEIADRYADIVAFADIGDYVDQPVKTYSSGMLVRLSFAVIAHVDADILVVDEALSVGDAFFAQKCMRFLRAFMKTGTVLFVSHDTSAVRGLCTRAIWLDRGRMRLQGSPKDVCERYLEELFESVQGRSVAVPSLGRSARSEGHPDPPDVRQELLDRSTLRNDIRVFAFDPEAKSFGRGGARITAVTLLDARGKVLNWTIGGELTVLRICILAHEDLGSPIVGFYLKDRLGQCIFGDNTHLTYLDAPVACPAGRSLTAEFSFRMPRLPVGHYSIAAAIAEGTQEDHVHHHFIHDAVVFKSETSSVAGGLVGIPMHNITMDLEPENAEY; encoded by the coding sequence ATGCCCGCAATTCACGTTCAAGACATTTCCAAACGTTACGAAATCTACGCCGCTCCCCAGGACCGTCTCAAGCAATCCGTGCTGCCCAGGCTGCAACGTCTTGCCCGCGTCCCCGCCAAGACGTATTATAGCGAATTCTGGGCCTTGCGGGACATCGCCTTTTCCGTGGAACAGGGCGAGACCGTCGGCATCATCGGACGCAACGGTTCGGGCAAGTCCACCTTGCTGCAGATCATCTGCGGCACCCTGACTCCTACCGGCGGGAGGGTGGAAACCAGCGGCCGCGTGGCCGCCCTGCTGGAACTGGGGTCCGGTTTCAACCCGGATTTCACCGGAAAGGAAAACGTCTATCTGAACGCTTCGATCCTTGGTCTGACCAGGGAGGAAATCGCCGACCGATACGCGGACATCGTCGCTTTCGCGGATATCGGGGACTATGTCGATCAGCCGGTAAAGACCTATTCCAGCGGGATGCTCGTCAGGCTGTCCTTTGCGGTCATCGCCCACGTGGACGCGGACATTCTGGTCGTGGACGAGGCTCTGTCCGTGGGCGACGCCTTTTTTGCCCAGAAGTGCATGCGGTTTCTGCGGGCCTTCATGAAAACCGGCACGGTCCTGTTCGTCAGCCACGATACCAGCGCCGTGCGCGGGCTGTGCACCAGGGCGATCTGGCTGGACCGGGGCCGGATGCGCTTGCAGGGCTCGCCCAAGGACGTGTGCGAGCGGTACCTGGAGGAACTCTTCGAGTCGGTGCAGGGCAGGAGCGTCGCCGTTCCCTCGCTTGGGCGGTCCGCGCGGTCCGAAGGGCATCCGGATCCGCCGGATGTTCGTCAGGAGTTGCTGGACAGGTCGACCTTGCGCAACGACATCCGCGTGTTCGCCTTCGACCCGGAAGCGAAATCCTTCGGCAGGGGCGGGGCGCGGATCACCGCGGTGACGCTCCTGGATGCCCGGGGAAAGGTACTGAACTGGACCATCGGCGGCGAGCTGACGGTTTTGCGCATTTGCATCCTGGCCCACGAGGACCTGGGATCGCCCATTGTCGGCTTTTATCTCAAGGACAGGCTTGGGCAATGCATCTTTGGCGACAACACCCATCTCACGTACCTTGACGCCCCGGTGGCCTGTCCCGCCGGACGGAGCCTGACCGCGGAGTTCTCCTTCCGGATGCCGCGCCTGCCCGTCGGGCACTATTCCATCGCCGCGGCCATCGCCGAAGGCACCCAGGAGGATCACGTCCATCACCACTTCATCCACGACGCTGTTGTTTTCAAGTCCGAGACGTCGAGCGTGGCCGGGGGGCTGGTGGGCATTCCCATGCACAACATCACGATGGATCTTGAGCCTGAAAATGCTGAATATTGA
- a CDS encoding type II secretion system F family protein, whose translation MRPFFRFTHLDAYNPRESRWSKAATRSGPSPKPHWIPRIMATDFQYRAVTPDGRSTAGTVRAAHETDVVRALQRQGLVVLRVTKGPEGAKPGGAAPVGPQRRFSWTGASPRTLFAGKPGPKDLILFAENLSVLLKAGIPLSRGLEVLGDLMENRRFSRIVGDVSNRIREGSSLWGALERHPAVFPPIFVNMVRAGEGAGVLDVVLDRVAEYLAGVQELKDYLFSSMIYPTVLGATAALSVVVMLTLVVPKFAEIFTDIGVELPLATMIMLNVGDFLQAYWLFLLGGGVALGLGLRSMVNTGRGRMAWDRLKLSLPMVGTMVQKIEVARFSRTMGTLLGSGLPILGALNIVKGVVFNQALRGALDQAYNDLKQGRMLSVALGKSRMFPPLAVHMLGVGEETGTLDTMLNKVGEMYDKDLKRAVKSFTALFEPLVILVMGLVIGAMVVSMLLAIFSINELAM comes from the coding sequence ATGCGTCCATTTTTCCGGTTCACCCATCTGGATGCCTACAATCCCAGGGAGAGCCGTTGGTCAAAAGCCGCAACCCGTTCCGGTCCATCTCCAAAACCCCACTGGATTCCACGGATCATGGCCACTGATTTCCAATACAGAGCCGTCACCCCGGACGGCAGGTCCACCGCTGGAACCGTCCGCGCGGCGCACGAGACGGACGTTGTTCGCGCATTGCAACGTCAGGGCCTGGTCGTGTTGCGCGTCACGAAAGGTCCGGAGGGGGCGAAACCGGGCGGAGCGGCGCCCGTCGGCCCGCAGCGGCGCTTCAGCTGGACCGGGGCTTCGCCTCGGACCCTGTTCGCCGGGAAACCGGGCCCCAAGGACCTGATCCTGTTCGCCGAGAACCTGTCCGTGCTTTTGAAGGCGGGCATCCCCCTGAGCCGCGGCCTGGAGGTGCTGGGGGATCTGATGGAGAACCGGCGGTTCAGCAGGATCGTGGGGGACGTTTCCAACCGGATCCGCGAAGGCAGCTCCCTGTGGGGGGCACTGGAGCGGCATCCGGCGGTTTTTCCTCCGATCTTCGTGAACATGGTCCGGGCCGGGGAAGGCGCCGGCGTCCTGGACGTGGTTCTGGACAGGGTGGCGGAATACCTTGCCGGTGTTCAGGAACTCAAGGACTACCTGTTCTCGTCGATGATCTACCCCACCGTTCTCGGGGCGACAGCGGCCCTGTCCGTCGTGGTCATGCTGACCCTGGTGGTGCCGAAGTTCGCCGAGATTTTCACGGACATCGGCGTCGAATTGCCCTTGGCCACCATGATCATGTTGAACGTGGGTGATTTTCTGCAGGCCTACTGGTTGTTTCTTCTGGGGGGGGGGGTGGCCCTTGGGCTGGGATTGCGATCCATGGTCAACACGGGCCGGGGACGCATGGCCTGGGATCGACTCAAGCTGTCCCTGCCCATGGTCGGGACAATGGTCCAGAAAATTGAAGTTGCCAGATTTTCCCGCACCATGGGCACGCTTCTGGGCAGCGGCCTGCCGATTCTCGGCGCCTTGAACATTGTCAAGGGGGTGGTTTTCAACCAGGCCCTGCGTGGTGCCCTGGATCAGGCATACAACGATCTGAAGCAGGGCAGAATGCTTTCCGTCGCCCTTGGCAAGAGCCGCATGTTCCCCCCCCTGGCCGTACATATGCTCGGCGTAGGCGAGGAAACCGGCACCCTGGACACCATGCTGAACAAGGTCGGGGAGATGTACGACAAGGATCTGAAACGGGCTGTCAAGTCTTTTACCGCACTGTTCGAACCGTTGGTGATCCTCGTGATGGGGCTGGTCATCGGAGCCATGGTGGTGTCCATGCTGTTGGCCATTTTCAGCATCAATGAGCTGGCCATGTAA
- the gspG gene encoding type II secretion system major pseudopilin GspG: MVIRRGWGKNGVRGFSLIELLIVMIIIGLLASLVGPRLFQHVGQSKQNTARAQIELLGTALDAYRLDVGRYPTTEQGLGALRVQPSGVDRWNGPYLPRDVPLDPWGNPYQYKSPGDHGDYDLFSFGADGRVGGEGEDADVRSWEN; the protein is encoded by the coding sequence ATGGTGATTCGTCGTGGATGGGGCAAAAACGGCGTACGGGGTTTTTCCCTGATCGAGCTGCTGATCGTGATGATCATCATCGGCCTTTTGGCCTCTCTGGTGGGGCCTCGCCTGTTTCAGCATGTGGGGCAGTCCAAGCAGAATACAGCCCGGGCGCAGATCGAACTGCTGGGTACGGCCCTGGACGCCTATCGCCTCGATGTGGGCAGGTACCCGACAACGGAACAGGGGCTGGGTGCTTTGCGCGTCCAGCCTTCCGGCGTTGACAGGTGGAACGGCCCCTATCTGCCCAGGGACGTGCCCCTGGACCCCTGGGGCAACCCCTACCAGTACAAAAGCCCCGGCGATCACGGGGACTATGATCTTTTCTCATTTGGCGCGGACGGCCGTGTTGGGGGGGAAGGTGAGGATGCTGATGTGCGGAGCTGGGAGAACTGA
- a CDS encoding prepilin-type N-terminal cleavage/methylation domain-containing protein: protein MRSDGFSLLELLVVVLIMGAAMGVLFGYNYTQRETVRLRSSVGEVGQFLRMAQGLAILEGQDNGVVFLAERHVLRETLRGRELTLPEVVRLVGNGGGTEGEESRLVLFFADGSAMGEDLLFTAAEREIRLRIDPILGEAKVVDD from the coding sequence ATGCGGTCCGACGGCTTTTCATTGCTTGAACTCCTGGTGGTGGTCCTGATCATGGGGGCGGCCATGGGGGTGTTGTTTGGCTACAATTACACACAGCGGGAAACGGTGCGGCTGCGTTCATCGGTGGGTGAAGTTGGTCAGTTTTTGCGCATGGCTCAAGGCCTTGCGATATTGGAAGGGCAAGACAACGGCGTTGTCTTCCTTGCCGAGCGGCACGTACTGCGGGAGACCCTGCGGGGTCGGGAGCTGACCCTGCCCGAGGTGGTGCGTCTCGTGGGCAACGGTGGAGGGACTGAAGGCGAGGAATCGCGGTTGGTCCTGTTTTTTGCCGACGGTTCGGCCATGGGCGAGGACCTTCTGTTTACGGCAGCGGAACGGGAAATCAGGCTGCGCATTGATCCGATCCTGGGCGAGGCAAAGGTTGTCGACGACTGA
- a CDS encoding PulJ/GspJ family protein: MHRAWRTTAPASRLQARRPAGFTLMEVLVAVIIVAMTVTVFFQLLSASMNLERKGRDMVRDILIADRLFGNLQRLDIREPDFPWSGEAGGLSWRLEIHPVEIEDMMLDDPPLRLPTELFRYEFHYSADKKPYRVIHRYVTHPPDFFDASFRSGSFTRSD, from the coding sequence ATGCACCGTGCCTGGAGAACCACTGCGCCGGCAAGCCGTCTCCAAGCGAGGCGCCCGGCAGGCTTCACGCTCATGGAGGTCCTGGTGGCGGTGATCATCGTGGCCATGACCGTTACGGTATTCTTTCAGCTGCTTTCCGCGAGCATGAATCTGGAACGCAAAGGCAGGGACATGGTTCGGGACATCCTCATCGCGGACCGGCTTTTTGGAAACCTGCAGCGTCTGGACATCCGCGAACCGGATTTCCCGTGGTCCGGCGAAGCGGGCGGGCTGTCCTGGAGGCTGGAAATCCATCCCGTGGAGATCGAGGACATGATGCTTGACGACCCGCCCCTGCGTTTGCCCACGGAGCTGTTCCGCTACGAATTCCATTACAGCGCGGACAAGAAGCCGTACCGCGTCATTCACCGATACGTCACCCATCCCCCGGACTTTTTCGATGCCTCGTTTCGCTCCGGCTCCTTTACCCGGTCCGACTGA
- a CDS encoding PulJ/GspJ family protein, producing MPRFAPAPLPGPTEAPSGFTLLELVISLTITTMVVLVVYSAFSLGVRVWERQGQDTEAVRRDEIMFRLLDRDFAEQAPYVMHLDGASLSLTAGGPTAFFYVTRNGFGALRREDKALFFTCLFVAEDDENGLGLYLYKIPEPSPDFVREIRSFVGMLAAMRSTYAPPVSIRQKAVRLAGGFKQLSFSYAADGVVLFAGSEQDVLQRNQPDAPLKLDDWTGIDLPGQVQLLYERADEDEVGLLFLPGLGKV from the coding sequence ATGCCTCGTTTCGCTCCGGCTCCTTTACCCGGTCCGACTGAAGCGCCTTCCGGCTTCACGCTGCTGGAGCTGGTCATTTCCCTGACCATTACGACCATGGTGGTTCTGGTGGTCTATTCCGCCTTCTCCCTGGGCGTTCGTGTCTGGGAGCGGCAGGGACAAGACACTGAGGCCGTCCGGCGTGATGAGATCATGTTCCGTCTGCTGGACCGGGATTTCGCGGAGCAGGCGCCTTATGTCATGCACCTGGATGGGGCTTCCCTTTCGCTGACCGCCGGCGGGCCCACGGCGTTCTTTTACGTTACCCGCAACGGATTCGGGGCGCTGCGCCGTGAGGACAAGGCGCTTTTTTTCACCTGCCTCTTCGTGGCCGAGGATGATGAAAACGGCTTGGGGCTATACCTGTACAAGATTCCCGAACCCTCCCCGGACTTTGTTCGCGAGATCCGGAGTTTCGTGGGCATGCTCGCGGCCATGCGTTCCACCTATGCGCCGCCTGTCTCAATCCGCCAGAAGGCGGTGCGCTTGGCCGGCGGCTTCAAACAGCTTTCTTTTTCCTATGCAGCAGATGGGGTTGTCCTCTTTGCCGGGTCTGAACAGGACGTTCTTCAACGCAACCAGCCGGATGCTCCCCTGAAGCTGGACGACTGGACCGGAATCGATTTGCCAGGCCAGGTACAGCTCCTTTATGAACGTGCCGATGAGGACGAGGTCGGACTGCTTTTTCTGCCCGGATTGGGCAAGGTCTGA